In Aedes albopictus strain Foshan chromosome 3, AalbF5, whole genome shotgun sequence, the following are encoded in one genomic region:
- the LOC109425463 gene encoding hsp90 co-chaperone Cdc37 has protein sequence MVDYSKWKDIEISDDEDDTHPNIDTPSLFRWRHQARVERMEEHKREKEKLDEKKRTTEKKVKEVKEKLQKSDGNMDELKKSLEELEKEQARMRKEEDEWKKKDKLQPWNVDTISKEGFQKTVINKSAINKKQELTEDQKEMNLKEFIKANEKQLKQYGMLRKYEDSKKFLRDNHKLVCEDTANYLVIWCIELEMQDKHELMAHVAHQCICMQYILDIAKQLDVDPRACLESFFQRIQVAEAEYKNKFQEEIESFKERIRKRAQEKVQKAIEEAEEEERKARLGPGGLDPVEVFESLPEVLQKCFETRDIGMLQEAISQMPEKDARYHLKRCVDSGMWVPDGNTGMLDVKAETEATEDGGEKSEEAKSEDKKDAE, from the exons ATGGTCGATTACAGCAAGTGGAAAGACATCGAG ATTTCCGATGATGAAGATGACACCCATCCGAACATCGACACTCCGTCGTTGTTCCGCTGGCGGCACCAGGCCCGTGTCGAGCGGATGGAGGAACACAAACGGGAAAAGGAAAAGCTCGATGAGAAGAAACGGACCACGGAGAAGAAGGTGAAGGAAGTCAAGGAGAAGCTGCAGAAGAGCGACGGAAATATGGATGAGTTGAAGAAGAGTTTGGAGGAGCTGGAAAAGGAGCAGGCTAGAATGCGGAAGGAGGAAGATGAGTGGAAGAAGAAGGATAAGCTGCAGCCGTGGAATGTGGACACCATCAGCAAGGAGGGTTTCCAGAAGACCGTCATCAACAAAAGCGCCATCAATAAGAAGCAGGAACTGACGGAGGATCAGAAGGAGATGAATCTGAAGGAGTTCATCAAGGCAAACGAGAAGCAACTGAAGCAATACGGAATGTTGCGGAAGTACGAGGATTCTAAAAAGTTCCTGCGTGACAATCACAAGTTGGTGTGCGAGGACACGGCGAACTATTTGGTGATCTGGTGCATCGAGCTGGAGATGCAGGATAAGCACGAACTGATGGCGCACGTTGCTCATCAGTGCATCTGTATGCAGTACATTCTGGATATTGCAAAGCAG TTAGACGTAGATCCCCGTGCCTGCCTGGAGTCATTCTTCCAGCGCATCCAGGTGGCAGAAGCTGAGTACAaaaataaattccaagaggaaattgaATCCTTCAAGGAGCGCATTCGAAAGCGAGCTCAAGAAAAAGTACAGAAAGCAATCGAAGAGGCGGAAGAAGAGGAGCGAAAAGCTCGCTTGGGCCCCGGCGGTCTCGATCCGGTGGAGGTGTTTGAGTCGCTGCCGGAAGTGCTGCAGAAGTGCTTCGAGACGCGCGACATCGGTATGCTGCAGGAAGCGATTAGTCAAATGCCGGAGAAAGACGCTCGGTATCACTTGAAACGCTGCGTAGATTCGGGCATGTGGGTGCCGGATGGTAACACGGGCATGTTGGACGTTAAAGCTGAGACCGAAGCGACTGAGGATGGTGGAGAAAAATCGGAAGAAGCAAAGAGCGAAGATAAGAAAGATGCTGAATAG
- the LOC109425461 gene encoding signal recognition particle subunit SRP68, protein MVESKSEKPDVNKENVDPSKEMEIDEEEDVPTKVFTIEILRVIKDLQQQHGLRHGDFQRYRGYCSRRVKRLRKTLNLPQGDKRHYKKRDVTMANLEKENSDERLIHIPLMLAERAWAYAMQLRQESNTEPRKRFHLVGKLRKATVYALQLQELCNSEYCDARTKLEAEAYSAWIHGSLHFELSLWKSAAENLKKAQIIYENLAQTLPEEEQVVYKAKVDELTPSLRYCAYNVGENASMNDLLEMRGQGMLDNLSTLVAQTKTESMEAFQTTEWRGRKVTVRPEKVRLFLLSIQDLEKSIEKAKDYPSKIELLENVLLDCKDAISAIKDEIKQDPKLRTSSESGTMTATQYLLTYLSYTRLKLTLERNLFMVAQGKLSLDDPNAPEKVQIECKKTKPQDLSRLYEIILQNVSEMQQLPGMETDSAYQSEIETLTLTFKSFRCYYIAITLVALKRWREAVALYERSTKYASEAIASKAISKDFDLRNELKQLIQTIEGCKFSAHANSVLEEDTAEESVLYGKATKSSKPLFERLSLYKEDASLNSRNPNVFKLTPEMQPIPAKPLFFDLALNFVEFPSLEDKVEQKGAGGKQAAGMSGFVKGLFGWGGSAGK, encoded by the exons ATGGTCGAATCCAAATCGGAAAAACCTGACGTGAACAAGGAGAACGTCGATCCATCCAAGGAGATGGAAATCGACGAGGAGGAAGACGTTCCGACGAAGGTTTTCACGATCGAAA TTCTGCGGGTGATCAAGGATTTGCAGCAGCAGCATGGTCTCCGCCACGGAGATTTTCAACGCTATCGTGGATACTGCTCGCGAAGGGTCAAGCGTTTGAGGAAGACATTGAATTTGCCCCAGGGTGATAAGCGGCACTACAAGAAGAGGGACGTCACGATGGCCAACCTGGAGAAGGAGAATTCCGACGAGAGGTTGATCCATATTCCGCTAATGTTGGCCGAAAGGGCCTGGGCTTATGCGATGCAGCTGAGGCAGGAGTCTAATACGGAACCGAGAAAGCGGTTCCATTTGGTGGGCAAGCTGAGGAAGGCTACGGTCTATGCGCTGCAGCTGCAGGAACTGTGCAACTCGGAATATTGCGATGCCAGGACCAAGTTGGAAGCGGAGGCCTACTCGGCTTGGATCCATGGCTCGTTGCATTTTGAGCTGTCCCTGTGGAAGAGTGCTGCGGAGAATTTGAAGAAGGCGCAGATCATTTACGAGAATTTGGCGCAGACGCTTCCGGAGGAGGAGCAGGTCGTTTACAAGGCTAAGGTGGACGAATTGACGCCGAGTCTGCGCTACTGCGCCTACAATGTTGGGGAGAATGCCTCGATGAATGATTTGCTGGAGATGCGTGGACAGGGAATGCTGGACAATTTGAGCACTTTGGTGGCGCAGACGAAAACCGAGAGCATGGAGGCGTTCCAGACTACGGAATGGCGCGGCCGAAAGGTTACGGTTCGTCCGGAAAAGGTCCGCTTGTTCTTGTTGAGCATTCAGGATTTGGAGAAGAGCATCGAGAAAGCGAAGGATTATCCGAGCAAGATTGAGCTGCTGGAGAATGTTCTTTTGGACTGTAAGGATGCCATTTCGGCTATTAAAGATGAAATTAAGCAGGATCCCAAGTTGAGAACGAGCAGCGAGTCCGGAACAATGACTGCCACTCAGTACTTGTTGACTTACTTGTCTTACACCAGATTGAAGTTGACATTGGAGAGGAACCTGTTTATGGTAGCTCAAGGAAAGCTGAGTCTTGATGACCCGAACGCTCCGGAGAAGGTCCAGATCGAATGCAAAAAGACCAAGCCACAGGACTTGTCACGGTTGTATGAAATCATTCTCCAAAATGTGTCGGAAATGCAGCAGCTGCCAGGAATGGAAACCGATTCGGCCTATCAGTCGGAAATCGAAACTTTGACACTCACCTTTAAGTCATTCCGCTGTTACTACATTGCCATAACCTTGGTAGCGCTGAAGCGATGGCGCGAAGCCGTGGCCTTGTACGAGCGGTCCACAAAGTATGCCTCGGAAGCAATTGCCTCCAAAGCCATTTCCAAGGATTTCGACCTCCGCAACGAACTGAAGCAACTGATCCAGACCATCGAGGGATGCAAATTCTCCGCGCACGCCAACAGCGTCCTCGAGGAAGACACCGCCGAGGAATCGGTTCTCTACGGCAAGGCCACCAAATCCTCCAAGCCCCTCTTCGAGCGCCTCTCGCTCTACAAGGAGGACGCCTCGCTCAACTCCCGCAATCCGAACGTGTTCAAGCTGACGCCGGAGATGCAGCCGATTCCCGCCAAGCCGCTGTTTTTCGATCTGGCGCTGAACTTTGTGGAGTTTCCCTCGTTGGAGGACAAGGTGGAACAGAAGGGTGCCGGCGGCAAGCAAGCTGCCGGAATGTCCGGATTCGTCAAGGGACTGTTCGGCTGGGGTGGCAGTGCTGGAAAGTAG